ACAAAAAGGAAAGAAAGCCCTTCCCTATCCacagaaaaataaagaagaaattgTAATGTAAATGGTAGTTCAGGAAGATTATGAAAGCAATGATAGTCAATAAGAGGCAGAACTGCCAAACAACTGagcaacaaaaatgaaaaaacattTTACAATTAATAATCTGTGTGTGTTGCCCAAGGAAATCATCTACAAAATCAACTAGCATGCATCCACATGATAGTGAAGGCTGTTAAGATTACCGCAATAGCATATGCAGTGACATGAAAATCTGTATATAAAATCTTATGTGCCCAAACATTCGTAAAGCATTACTTCCTTTCTATTTTCTCATCATCATCATTACTTTACTACTGtcagaaaaaagaataaaaaacaaCGATAGAGGCACACCTTTCTTTCCATTGAATCTCTTCTCAGCAGGGAGACCATCATGGCGATACTGAGTCAATTGCACCTCAACTTCTTCTGGGGTAGCTTTATTCTTCTTAATAACAGCGTTTGCCTCATCATACACATTACTGCGAGCACCATGTTCAGAAATTGCAAGTACTGATTTTGAACGCCAAAGAAGGGCTTCTATCACACTTAAAGGATCTCTCCTGAACTGGGATTTTGAGTCTACCCAAATAGAATACCTTGCATGTGGAAATAAACGATGGCCCAACATCTAATAACAATGCAAATTAGTTAAAGTCCTCCATAAACAATTTATAGGAAGTTCAAATCATTGGGGGGGTACTATGAGCTAGAACAAGCTGCAACATTGAAAACAGGTGGATTACCAAAAAAGACAATAACTAAAGAGGAGCAAAACTCTAGTGACAgtatttttccacgtaaaaacTCAATCATGAAATAAAACACCAAACATTTTGCAGTTGAGATAGAAATGTTGATAAACTTCGTAAGAAGGTAATAACTTAAGTTTGAAAGAAAATGGAACATAATGGCATCAATGTAATTATCAGTGCCATAATGAAACATGCAATTACAGCCAAATCAGCTTCAAAAGATGGGGAAAGAACAATGAACACATTAGGAGTCCGTGTAAAATGTTACTACCTTGGGGATTTTACCATTCAGTCGTTGGTCAGTGAAAGGAAGATCTCTAACAACAACAATGTGCCATTTGCCAATAAAATGGTCCTCACCAATTCTACGCCCCTCTGCTTCCTGAGTTGCAAGAGTGATCTCATCCCAAAATGCTACATAGCAAACCTGCACAACTTATTTAATTATAGCATGTGAAAATATAGCCAGCATTAGCATGCCACTGAATAAGAGTTTCTGCAACTTATATGATACCTTCTGAAGAGATGTCTTTAACATTCCAATAGGCTGATAAAGATTATCTCCACCGCCAAATGCACATGTAGATACCACCACTTTGCAAGTTTGCATGTAATTCTTATCCTTATCCGAAATCTTAAATCCTCCATTTTCACTGTAGAAACCACAATGTACTACAGTAGTTTCATTCACCTgtaaaatgcatatatatatatatatatagaaaatccAAGTAAAAAAACAGGATATAAGCAATGCCAAGCATATGCAGACGTAAAGGTCCAGAAATATGACAGGTTGATGGATGAGCTTTTATGAATTCAACATGAATCACTGAAAAGCTACCGCTGAGGGGCACAGCCACAGATTGCTACCTTCATGTGGTAGAGCTGCTTAGTCCCCTACTGGCTACTAACAACTAGGTAATTGTAAGGAGATTTGAACCCTTGACCAGTAACATGCATTATCCGTGTGCTTGCAATAGGGATGGCCCACAAGAGGTTGCTGGAAAAGCTGCTTTTGCAggggaaaaaaaatcaacaaatgaACAATTAACTTTATGTTGCATATCAGGATGCAGCTTACAACCTTGaaacttctctctctctgttcAAGAGTTTGGTTTCCCGTAAATAAATTAAATCTTGCAGTTTCTGCGTGCTCTTGGGACAGGCTATTGTACTCTCTCAGATAAAGCGTATCATTTTCTGATAAATATACCACATTTTTAACATGACTACTGGGTTCTTCACCAGCAGGAATATCAAAATGCTGAAGATCTTCAGGAGGTAGCAGCCTCAAGCAACCTGTTAGAATCCATAGAGGTGCATCATCAACTAAAATGTTGTGCGCGTTAAAGAGCTAACAGTATGTACATACTCATAACTATACTAACAAGTAGTTTCTTCACTTTTTTGGTGGTTGTGTGCGGTGTTTTATTATTCAAATGAGAAATGACACCTCAATATCTGAACCTGTCCTAACTGTGCGAGCATACTAGCATATCCGCTATTGATCACAGTGCTTCaacatcattttttttaattattttctttttaattgaaGGAAGCAAGATTCTTTCAACTAAACAATTGCTTGatatatcacaatttaaaaatcCACAGGGAAGGAAGTTTCATGTGCATTACGATGTTTAAACCAAACAATAACATCCATTCCCAAGCAGGTGTAGCACTAGGGTCCAGCAACTGCCTCAGAATAGAATCTGGCCTGATTCATTTCAGTACCATTTCCAGAGCTGAAAATACACAGTAAATTAGTTTTGCCCTTCACAAATACAAATAAACTGCTTAGAAATAGGGAAGATATGTTTTGCGTGTTGTGCCAAGGaagatatgaaaaaaaaaaaaattcagaagagGTCATTATTAGATTGAATGAAGGAAATTAGTGTAAAAGAGCAAAAGTTTCCCAAGGTAATTATTATTTCCTTCCTTGACAGGATGCGCAGATGACCATCCTCTACATACATATCTGCAAGACATGTTTATCATGAGTAGTCAAATGGCCAGAGAAAAATATTACGGTAGTATAATGATGAAGTGATTTTACCACAAGATGAACACATCCTATGGATACTACGCAAAGGATGGTCCCCTACGACGCATATCAAGGAGAGACTCCTTAGCCTAAGCAGTGAACAGTACTTAGACAAAGCAACCTAACCAACTCTAAAATTTGGCACCCTGAGGAACAAATCCTCAGCAAGTCCTTTCAAATTGTGAATTTATTGACTACAACTGATCCCTCAAAAAAATGTTTCAAAAACTAACACCATTGCAATGGTTAACAAGCCAATTTTTGGCACATCATTTAGTACAAAGCTAATATGCAATTGGCAAGCAGGGATTAGCCAAGCTAAACTGTTAACCTTGCGTGAGAAAAAGATGAAAATTCTCCAAATGAAAGTTGAAAGTAAAATGCCAATAGATAGTATGTCATCTATCTTCACAACTTTAGCTTCTGCATGGTACATTACTAGTTATAACAGAATCCAAGCAATCTGAAAAACAAAATTTTgtctaaaacaaataaaaaaggaaaaaaaaaacactgaCTTCTCATTAAGTTTGGTAAAAAGAAAGCAACcttatttcaaaaatctcacaCACCTCttctgagatttcaaaaatacttGAGACTCCTGACATTTGATTTTTTGGGACACTTATACCCTGAAAAGACTTATCATTTTGCAAAGTACAAGAAAAGTTTAATAtcttttgccaaacctcaatgGAGAGGCTTGTGAAATTCTTGAAACTCTGAGAGttcctgaaatttttgaaacatcAGTAAAATCAATATCTTTTTTGCTAAACCGGGAGATC
The sequence above is a segment of the Malania oleifera isolate guangnan ecotype guangnan chromosome 8, ASM2987363v1, whole genome shotgun sequence genome. Coding sequences within it:
- the LOC131161577 gene encoding probable hexosyltransferase MUCI70 isoform X2; translated protein: MFNNKSISISVSDEDSDELGKMRARVRRKRPKFGLRLRGKHELARRLLRMLVKWWAVLLFLLAVGLLVFEASRIGRKPGPVMNSEVGVTKKFGFITEKRLDGGNLNRLDPTSRVVRGVRERCLRLLPPEDLQHFDIPAGEEPSSHVKNVVYLSENDTLYLREYNSLSQEHAETARFNLFTGNQTLEQRERSFKVNETTVVHCGFYSENGGFKISDKDKNYMQTCKVVVSTCAFGGGDNLYQPIGMLKTSLQKVCYVAFWDEITLATQEAEGRRIGEDHFIGKWHIVVVRDLPFTDQRLNGKIPKMLGHRLFPHARYSIWVDSKSQFRRDPLSVIEALLWRSKSVLAISEHGARSNVYDEANAVIKKNKATPEEVEVQLTQYRHDGLPAEKRFNGKKGSC
- the LOC131161577 gene encoding probable hexosyltransferase MUCI70 isoform X1, which encodes MFNNKSISISVSDEDSDELGKMRARVRRKRPKFGLRLRGKHELARRLLRMLVKWWAVLLFLLAVGLLVFEASRIGRKPGPVMNSEVGVTKKFGFITEKRLDGGNLNRLDPTSRVVRGVRERCLRLLPPEDLQHFDIPAGEEPSSHVKNVVYLSENDTLYLREYNSLSQEHAETARFNLFTGNQTLEQRERSFKVNETTVVHCGFYSENGGFKISDKDKNYMQTCKVVVSTCAFGGGDNLYQPIGMLKTSLQKVCYVAFWDEITLATQEAEGRRIGEDHFIGKWHIVVVRDLPFTDQRLNGKIPKMLGHRLFPHARYSIWVDSKSQFRRDPLSVIEALLWRSKSVLAISEHGARSNVYDEANAVIKKNKATPEEVEVQLTQYRHDGLPAEKRFNGKKALAEASVIVREHTTLTNLFMCLWFNEVVRFTSRDQLSFPYVLWRLKVLKNINMFPVCTRKDLVNSMGHIRKAKPLIG